One Ricinus communis isolate WT05 ecotype wild-type chromosome 2, ASM1957865v1, whole genome shotgun sequence DNA segment encodes these proteins:
- the LOC8283243 gene encoding threonylcarbamoyladenosine tRNA methylthiotransferase isoform X2: MAGQLSSFGYALTDIPEDGDLWLINTCTVKSPSQSAMDTIIAKGKSAKKPLVVAGCVPQGSRNLKELEGVSIVGVQQIDRVVEVVEETLKGHEVRLLTRKTLPALDLPKVRKNKFVEILPINVGCLGACTYCKTKHARGHLGSYTIDSLVGRVRTVVGDGVKEIWLSSEDTGAYGRDIGVNLPRLLNAIVSELPADASTMLRIGMTNPPFILEHLKEIAEVLRHPCVYSFLHVPVQSGSDNVLNAMNREYTVSNFRTVVDTLTELVPGMQIATDIICGFPGETDDDFAQTVSLINEYKLPQVHISQFYPRPGTPAARMKKVPSNIVKKRSRELTAVFEAFTPYNGMEGRVERIWITEIATDGIHLVGHTKGYVQVLVIAPETMLGTSAIVKITSVGRWSVFGEVIQTLNQTNRGVASAEKMPSGGKYSPCSDPCETCACSKEPESCACGPESCGGQNPLEESAIAQNDMLLEDRNRRNLIGWLLRKRKNQTQKIVENNIALESIKKQEWTKGTFSMWGAVDRALLGGMLVSLVTIVALLLHLGFRTTSTK, from the exons ATGGCTGGTCAGCTTTCATCGTTTGGTTATGCATTAACTGACATTCCTGAGGATGGAGACCTGTGGCTGATCAATAC ATGCACTGTAAAGTCTCCAAGTCAATCTGCCATGGATACTATAATAGCAAAGGGTAAAAGTGCAAAAAAGCCCCTCGTGGTTGCTGGATGTGTGCCCCAAGGTAGTCGAAATTTGAAAGAACTAGAAGGAGTCAGTATAGTTGGAGTGCAGCAAATAGACCGTGTAGTTGAAGTTGTTGAAGAGACTCTAAAAGGTCATGAAGTGCGGCTTTTAACCCGCAAGACATTGCCAGCACTCGACCTCCCAAAG GTTCGAAAGAACAAGTTTGTGGAGATTCTTCCAATTAATGTTGGTTGTTTAGGGGCTTGCACTTACTGCAAGACAAAGCATGCCCGTGGTCATCTAGGGAGCTACACTATTGACAGCCTT GTAGGGCGTGTAAGAACAGTTGTAGGTGATGGAGTAAAAGAAATATGGTTGAGCAGTGAAGATACTGGAGCATATG GTCGTGATATTGGGGTCAATCTTCCACGTTTATTGAATGCTATTGTTTCTGAACTTCCTGCTGATGCAAGCACAATGCTCCGTATCGGGATGACAAATCCTCCTTTTATTCTTGAGCACTTGAAAGAGATAGCAGAAGTTTTGCGTCACCCATGtgtatattcttttcttcatgTACCAGTGCAATCTGGGAGTGATAATGTTTTAAAT GCAATGAATCGAGAATACACTGTGAGCAATTTCAGGACAGTGGTTGATACCTTAACTGAACTGGTTCCAGGGATGCAAATTGCCACCGACATAATATGTGGTTTCCCAG GTGAAACGGATGATGATTTTGCTCAAACTGTCAGCCTTATTAATGAATACAAACTCCCTCAAGTTCATATATCACAGTTTTATCCTAGACCAG GAACTCCTGCTGCAAGGATGAAAAAGGTTCCAAGTAACATAGTGAAGAAACGGAGCCGTGAATTGACTGCTGTTTTTGAAGCTTTCACTCCATATAATGGAATGGAGGGTAGAGTGGAAAGAATATGGATAACTGAAATAGCAACTGATGGAATTCACTTG GTTGGCCATACAAAGGGATATGTGCAGGTGCTTGTGATTGCTCCAGAAACCATGCTGGGAACCTCGGCTATTGTTAAGATAACGTCTGTTGGAAGGTGGTCTGTTTTTGGAGAAGTGATCCAGACTCTCAACCAAACAAATAGGGGAGTGGCTTCTGCCGAAAAAATGCCTAGTGGGGGCAAATATTCTCCCTGCTCTGACCCATGTGAAACTTGTGCATGTTCAAAAGAGCCAGAGTCTTGTGCTTGCGGACCAGAGAGTTGTGGAGGACAGAATCCTTTGGAAGAAAGTGCCATTGCACAGAATGATATGCTGCTGGAAGATCGAAATAGAAGAAATCTAATAGGATGGTTATTAAGAAAGCGAAAAAACCAAACACAGAAAATAGTGGAGAATAATATTGCCTTGGAATCCATAAAAAAGCAAGAGTGGACCAAAGGAACCTTTAGTATGTGGGGCGCTGTCGATAGGGCTCTCCTCGGAGGAATGCTTGTCAGCTTAGTAACAATTGTAGCTCTACTACTACATCTTGGTTTTAGGACTACCTCAACCAAGTAA
- the LOC8283244 gene encoding FT-interacting protein 7 — protein sequence MTKLIVEVLDASDLMPKDGQGSSNPFVQVDFDEQRQRTQTKPKDLSPCWNEKLVFNVNNPRDLPNKTIEVNLYHDRKGDPGHDKNFLGRVRISGFSVPLSESEANVQRCPLEKRGLFSNIRGDIALKIYAVFDGNGNNYYPPPPPLSHPQQQHNAVNIETEATPVQEINTDKQLEEDIMAAAEKKTKKKKEKEVRTFYSIGTTATGGGPAHYHHPPAPAPAPAPMSSGFGFGFETHVMREKAPTVEARTDFARAGPATVMHMQVPRQNPEYLLVETRPPVAARLRYRGGDKTTSTYDLVEQMHYLYVSVVKARDLPVMDVTGSLDPYVEVKLGNYKGRTKHLEKNQHPVWNQIFAFSKDRLQANLLEVTVKDKDFVKDDFVGRIPFDLSEVPLRVPPDSPLAPQWYKLEDKKGDKTKGEIMLAVWMGTQADESFPEAWHNDAHDIGHTNLADTRSKVYFSPKLYYLRVHVMEAQDLFPSEKGRAPDVYVKVQLGNQGRVTRPARSINPGWNEELMFVASEPFEDYIIVSVEDRVGPGKDEIMGRVIIPVREVPPRRETAKLPDPRWFNLFKPSLAEEEGEKKKEKFSSKILLCLCLDTGYHVLDESTHFSSDLQPSSKFLRKERIGILELGILSAKNLLPLKSKATDAYCVAKYGNKWVRTRTLLDNLNPRWNEQYTWDVFDPCTVITIGVFDNCHISGSKEDAKDKRIGKVRIRLSTLETDRIYTHYYPLLVLQPAGGLKKHGEIQLALRFTCTAWVNMVTQYGKPLLPKMHYIQPISVRHIDWLRHQAMQIVAARLTRAEPPLRREAVEYMLDVDYHMWSLRRSKANFARIMSLLSGVAAVFKWFNDICTWRNPVTTCLVHVLFLILVCYPELILPTIFLYLFVIGVWNYRFRPRHPSHMDIRLSQADTVHPDELDEEFDSFPTSRPADIVRMRYDRLRSVAGRVQTVVGDLASQGERAQAILSWRDPRATAIFIIFSLIWAVFIYITPFQVVAVLVGLYLLRHPRFRGKMPSVPVNFFKRLPSKSDMLL from the coding sequence ATGACCAAACTAATAGTAGAAGTTCTTGATGCAAGTGATCTTATGCCCAAAGATGGTCAGGGTTCTTCTAATCCTTTTGTACAAGTAGACTTTGATGAGCAGAGACAGAGAACTCAAACCAAACCTAAAGACCTCAGTCCTTGCTGGAATGAAAAGCTTGTTTTCAATGTAAACAATCCAAGAGATCTTCCTAACAAGACCATTGAAGTTAATCTTTACCATGATCGAAAAGGTGATCCTGGTCATGACAAGAACTTCCTGGGTCGTGTTAGAATTTCTGGTTTTTCTGTCCCTTTATCTGAGTCTGAAGCTAATGTCCAGAGATGCCCACTTGAAAAACGTGGcctgttttctaatatcagAGGTGATATAGCGCTCAAGATTTATGCAGTTTTTGATGGTAATGGTAATAATTACtatcctcctcctcctcctctttcTCATCCTCAACAGCAACACAATGCTGTCAATATTGAAACTGAAGCTACTCCTGTTCAAGAAATCAATACCGACAAGCAGCTTGAAGAAGATATTATGGCTGCTGCTGAAAAGAAAaccaagaagaaaaaagaaaaagaagtgagGACTTTTTACTCTATAGGGACGACTGCAACTGGTGGAGGTCCCGCCCATTATCATCATCCTCCTGCTCCTGCTCCAGCTCCTGCTCCCATGTCTTCTGGGTTCGGATTCGGGTTCGAGACTCATGTAATGAGGGAAAAGGCACCTACAGTTGAGGCAAGAACTGATTTTGCTAGAGCAGGGCCAGCTACTGTTATGCATATGCAAGTTCCTAGGCAGAATCCAGAATATTTACTGGTGGAGACTCGCCCGCCAGTGGCTGCTCGTCTGCGATACAGAGGTGGAGACAAGACCACAAGTACTTATGATTTGGTTGAGCAGATGCATTACTTGTATGTGAGTGTGGTTAAAGCTAGAGATCTTCCAGTTATGGATGTTACTGGTAGTCTTGATCCATATGTGGAAGTGAAGCTTGGGAATTATAAAGGCAGGACTAAACACTTGGAGAAGAACCAGCATCCAGTGTGGAATCAAATTTTTGCTTTCTCAAAGGATAGATTGCAGGCCAATTTACTTGAAGTTACTGTGAAAGATAAGGATTTTGTTAAGGATGATTTTGTGGGTAGAATTCCTTTTGATCTATCTGAAGTTCCTCTTCGTGTTCCACCTGATAGTCCACTGGCTCCTCAATGGTATAAATTGGAAGACAAGAAGGGTGACAAGACTAAGGGGGAAATTATGCTTGCAGTTTGGATGGGAACACAAGCTGATGAATCATTTCCTGAGGCATGGCATAACGATGCTCATGATATTGGTCATACAAACTTGGCTGATACTAGATCAAAGGTATATTTTTCGCCgaaattatattatcttcGAGTTCATGTCATGGAAGCTCAAGATCTTTTCCCCTCGGAAAAGGGTCGAGCGCCTGATGTATATGTGAAGGTTCAACTTGGGAATCAGGGAAGAGTCACTAGACCTGCGCGAAGCATCAATCCAGGTTGGAATGAAGAGCTTATGTTTGTAGCATCTGAGCCTTTTGAGGATTACATAATTGTGAGTGTTGAGGACAGGGTTGGACCTGGCAAGGATGAGATCATGGGAAGAGTGATTATACCAGTTAGAGAAGTTCCACCAAGAAGAGAGACTGCGAAACTCCCGGATCCTCGTTGGTTCAATCTCTTCAAGCCTTCATTGGCAGAGGAGGAAggggagaagaagaaagaaaaattctctAGCAAGATTCTGCTGTGTCTCTGTTTAGACACAGGATATCATGTTCTTGATGAGTCTACTCATTTTAGCAGTGATCTACAGCCATCGTCCAAGTTcttaaggaaagaaagaattgGAATTCTTGAACTTGGGATCTTGAGTGCAAAAAATTTGCTGCCCTTGAAGAGCAAGGCTACCGATGCATATTGTGTGGCCAAGTATGGTAATAAATGGGTTCGAACCAGAACACTTCTTGACAATCTAAATCCTCGTTGGAATGAGCAGTATACTTGGGATGTTTTTGATCCTTGCACTGTGATCACCATTGGCGTTTTTGACAACTGCCACATTAGTGGAAGCAAGGAGGACGCTAAGGATAAGAGAATTGGAAAGGTGAGAATCCGTCTTTCGACTTTAGAAACTGATCGAATTTATACACATTATTATCCTCTGTTAGTTCTTCAACCTGCTGGGGGATTAAAAAAGCATGGGGAAATTCAATTGGCATTGAGGTTCACCTGCACAGCTTGGGTTAATATGGTGACTCAATATGGCAAGCCATTGCTTCCCAAAATGCATTACATCCAACCAATTTCTGTTAGGCACATTGATTGGCTTCGCCACCAAGCAATGCAGATAGTGGCAGCAAGGCTAACAAGAGCTGAGCCACCACTCAGGCGCGAAGCTGTTGAGTATATGTTGGATGTGGATTACCATATGTGGAGTTTGAGAAGAAGCAAAGCAAATTTCGCCCGCATAATGTCGCTGCTTTCAGGGGTTGCAGCTGTCTTTAAATGGTTTAATGATATTTGCACTTGGAGAAATCCAGTAACAACCTGTCTCGTGCATGTACTGTTCTTGATACTGGTTTGCTATCCAGAATTGATTCTTCCCACCATCTTCCTTTACCTGTTTGTCATTGGAGTATGGAACTATAGGTTCAGGCCTAGACACCCATCTCACATGGATATTCGGCTTTCGCAAGCTGACACAGTGCACCCAGATGAGCTTGACGAGGAGTTCGACTCATTCCCAACATCAAGACCAGCAGATATTGTGAGGATGAGATATGATAGGCTGAGAAGTGTTGCAGGCAGAGTACAGACAGTAGTTGGGGACTTGGCAAGTCAAGGGGAAAGAGCTCAAGCAATACTGAGCTGGCGAGATCCAAGGGCTACAGCCATCTTCATAATCTTTTCATTGATCTGGGCTGTGTTCATTTACATTACTCCATTCCAGGTTGTGGCCGTACTGGTCGGACTGTATTTGTTGCGACATCCCCGGTTCAGGGGCAAGATGCCCTCTGTGCCTGTCAACTTCTTCAAGAGATTACCATCCAAGTCAGATATGTTACTATGA